The Phycisphaeraceae bacterium genome includes a window with the following:
- a CDS encoding prepilin-type N-terminal cleavage/methylation domain-containing protein, with amino-acid sequence MRKYPLGVRRGGGMMAGGFTLIELLVVISIIALLIGILLPALGAARSTARQMVCASGMRQVNTAVLNYEVDQGTLPGPIFRGVELIHTYQQRNPFLGFVNPSDGKKIQAASLIWYLEDYLPMGWELPASGQQAADDSDADIWKCPENEIAWDVTRSNSNNGQIRAFAYMVNNQADTIPPRIFGHPSPLSGEPEGADRPKRSDLIVGGVDTSISPELQDQGQARGASSVWSMMDFSEGPYGLSTGLGSRDIPPPHRSGNGWNFVFFDGHTEMRSIDDVPANTDNNE; translated from the coding sequence ATGAGGAAGTACCCGTTGGGTGTCCGCAGGGGTGGTGGGATGATGGCTGGCGGCTTTACGCTGATTGAGTTGCTGGTGGTGATCTCGATTATTGCGTTGCTGATCGGGATCCTGTTACCAGCGTTGGGTGCTGCGAGGTCGACGGCTCGGCAGATGGTGTGTGCGAGCGGTATGCGCCAGGTCAATACAGCAGTCCTGAACTATGAAGTGGACCAGGGAACGTTACCTGGCCCGATCTTTCGTGGTGTTGAGTTGATCCACACGTACCAGCAGCGCAATCCATTTTTAGGCTTTGTGAACCCGTCCGATGGTAAGAAGATTCAGGCGGCGAGTCTGATCTGGTACCTCGAAGATTATCTGCCCATGGGCTGGGAGTTGCCTGCGTCCGGGCAGCAGGCTGCTGATGATTCTGATGCGGATATCTGGAAGTGCCCTGAGAATGAGATTGCGTGGGATGTGACTCGGAGTAACTCTAACAATGGTCAGATTCGTGCATTTGCTTACATGGTGAACAACCAGGCCGATACGATTCCGCCTCGGATATTTGGTCACCCTTCACCACTATCTGGCGAACCCGAAGGAGCGGACCGGCCGAAGCGATCTGACCTGATTGTGGGCGGTGTTGATACATCGATCTCGCCTGAGTTACAGGATCAAGGGCAAGCTAGAGGGGCTTCAAGTGTGTGGTCCATGATGGACTTCTCGGAGGGGCCCTACGGCCTGTCCACCGGTCTGGGTAGCCGTGATATCCCGCCACCGCATCGGAGCGGGAACGGCTGGAACTTTGTTTTCTTTGATGGCCACACTGAGATGCGTAGCATTGATGATGTGCCAGCCAACACCGACAACAACGAATAA
- a CDS encoding pentapeptide repeat-containing protein gives MAASPTSPFNTATLIAAALAAVAAPAKADVYEWEYIDPLNPNLGRQASTTLTTDGAGLIPTPGVNWSNLNLRRGYLPGVNLNNAIISGSNLWFADLTDSNVTAADLSHTTLIASHLNHANLTQASLYNTDLRSSSLFQANLTAANLRIANIIYADLTSASLVSADLAWASLLRTTLASANLTDALVYGAGFEDTTSRGLTSTQFYSTASYKQQELNSINLSRNDLSGWDFSSQNLSDAIFNTATLTSAHFQSANLTGASFQSSQLVAANFTGANLTQARLDFRSNLASANFTGANLSSAIVEGSTLASADLTGSTIAGAFLGSTTRRGLTESQIYSTSSYQNRSMRGVRLNSNDLTGWQFQDQDLASAVMSRSTLVSANFARAKLDRAAFNSANLTSANLSQADLNHANLSVSTLTDADLSDATITNANLSFATRYGLTAAQIYSTTSYQQLNLTGLNLAYNDLTAWDFTGQNLSSAVFHNATLTATAIENAIISGANFTNTTAYGLTPTQIYSTHSYRLQDLRSVILSSNDLTSWNFSGQDLSNAYFRDSNLTSTILTDAVIASADLTNIMITPNQLYTTKSYQQRDLRRTRLSENDLSGVDLSSQDLTLSELRQTSLVSANLTSAKLDRAVLLNADLTDAIIAGAALIEVTWNSYFKPSQLYSTLSYQNQNLQGINLSENEMQSWNFSEQNLQRAVIHNADMSSAILTSADLSSADLSGTKLANAAIEHANLSNAVIRNTDLAFTPLTPDQLYSTRSYQDRDLRGVNFGGISQAGWDLSSQDLEDASLGSSLNAADLSYANLAGAIFPFSTDGGSNADFTAADLRGAAIITSFWQNVTLRNTLGRTGVINGLSLLPADSLTVRNHPIPVTIRGTFTVDPAATLELRLNQEPWTSTLHTDLTPQLAGELRLTLDNELNPASLLNQTLPLFDWSTPLDPSNIFDTITTDFPNLVFTLDTSALYTTGHLNILPAIKGDATGDGVVNLPDLSILATNFGGPATGYHQGDFNLDHLVDLIDLSILATNFGQSAPAPAPIPEPATLLPLSLAALYRPRR, from the coding sequence ATGGCAGCCTCACCCACCTCCCCCTTCAACACCGCCACCCTCATCGCCGCCGCCCTCGCCGCCGTCGCCGCACCCGCCAAGGCTGATGTGTACGAGTGGGAATACATTGACCCGCTGAATCCGAATCTCGGGCGTCAGGCATCCACCACCCTGACGACGGATGGTGCCGGACTCATCCCCACGCCTGGGGTCAACTGGTCCAACCTGAATCTCAGGCGAGGGTACTTGCCAGGCGTCAACCTCAACAACGCCATCATCTCCGGGTCCAATCTCTGGTTCGCGGATCTTACAGACAGCAACGTCACCGCCGCCGACCTGTCGCATACAACGTTGATCGCTTCGCACCTGAACCACGCCAACCTCACCCAGGCCAGTCTCTACAACACCGACCTCCGTTCCAGCAGCCTCTTTCAGGCAAACCTGACAGCAGCGAATCTCCGAATCGCGAACATCATCTACGCAGACCTCACATCAGCCAGCCTGGTCTCCGCAGATCTGGCTTGGGCGTCCCTCTTGAGAACGACCCTCGCCTCAGCAAACCTCACCGACGCGCTCGTGTACGGGGCAGGCTTCGAGGACACAACCTCTCGTGGACTGACGTCCACGCAGTTCTACAGCACAGCCAGTTACAAACAACAAGAACTCAACAGCATCAACCTCTCACGCAACGACTTGTCCGGATGGGACTTCTCCAGCCAGAACTTGTCTGATGCAATATTCAACACGGCGACGCTCACCTCAGCCCATTTCCAGAGTGCCAACCTGACCGGAGCCTCATTCCAGTCCAGCCAACTCGTTGCTGCCAACTTCACCGGCGCAAACCTCACCCAGGCACGTCTCGACTTCAGAAGCAACCTCGCCTCCGCCAACTTCACAGGGGCAAACCTCTCATCCGCCATCGTGGAAGGATCGACTCTGGCCTCCGCAGACCTGACGGGTTCCACCATTGCCGGAGCATTCCTCGGGAGTACCACAAGACGAGGACTCACCGAAAGTCAGATCTACAGCACGAGCAGCTATCAGAACCGCAGCATGCGCGGCGTCCGACTCAACTCCAATGACCTCACCGGCTGGCAGTTTCAGGATCAGGACCTCGCCTCCGCGGTCATGAGCCGATCCACGCTTGTATCGGCCAACTTCGCCAGAGCGAAGCTCGATCGCGCCGCATTCAACTCGGCGAACCTGACCTCGGCCAACCTCAGCCAGGCAGATCTGAACCACGCAAACCTCTCGGTATCCACCCTGACGGATGCCGACCTGTCTGACGCAACCATAACCAACGCCAACCTCAGCTTCGCAACCCGTTACGGCCTGACCGCAGCACAGATCTACAGCACAACCAGTTACCAGCAGCTGAACCTGACCGGCCTGAACCTGGCATACAACGACCTGACGGCATGGGATTTCACCGGGCAGAACCTCTCCTCAGCCGTATTCCACAACGCCACCCTCACAGCGACTGCGATTGAGAATGCGATAATCTCCGGTGCTAACTTCACGAACACCACCGCCTACGGCCTCACACCGACACAGATCTACAGCACGCATAGCTATCGGCTGCAAGATCTCCGGAGTGTCATCCTCTCCAGCAACGATCTGACCTCGTGGAACTTCTCCGGCCAGGATCTGTCCAACGCCTACTTCCGAGATAGCAATCTGACATCCACCATCCTGACCGATGCGGTCATCGCCTCTGCGGACCTGACAAACATCATGATCACCCCGAACCAGCTCTATACGACCAAGAGCTATCAGCAGCGGGATCTGAGAAGAACACGCCTCTCCGAGAATGATCTCTCCGGCGTCGATCTCAGCAGCCAGGACCTGACACTTTCCGAGTTGAGACAGACCTCACTCGTATCCGCAAACCTCACCTCAGCCAAACTGGACCGAGCGGTGCTGCTCAACGCCGATCTGACCGACGCCATCATCGCAGGCGCCGCCCTGATCGAGGTCACATGGAACAGCTACTTCAAGCCGTCTCAGCTCTATTCCACCCTCAGCTACCAGAACCAGAACCTCCAGGGCATCAATCTCTCCGAGAACGAGATGCAGAGCTGGAACTTCTCAGAACAGAACCTCCAGAGAGCCGTGATCCACAACGCAGATATGTCGTCAGCAATCCTGACTTCCGCCGATCTCTCTTCCGCAGACCTGTCGGGCACAAAGCTTGCCAACGCGGCGATCGAGCACGCCAATCTTTCCAACGCTGTTATCCGAAACACGGATCTCGCCTTCACACCGCTCACGCCTGATCAACTCTACAGCACACGGAGCTACCAGGACCGAGACCTCAGAGGTGTGAACTTCGGCGGGATCAGCCAGGCCGGATGGGATCTCAGTTCACAAGACCTCGAAGACGCCAGTCTCGGGTCGAGCCTGAACGCCGCCGACCTCTCCTACGCAAACCTCGCGGGAGCCATCTTCCCATTCTCAACCGATGGCGGCTCGAACGCCGACTTCACCGCTGCCGACCTGCGCGGAGCAGCCATCATCACATCGTTCTGGCAGAACGTGACCTTACGAAACACACTCGGACGCACGGGCGTCATCAACGGCCTGAGCCTTCTCCCCGCCGACAGCCTGACTGTCCGCAACCACCCTATCCCCGTCACCATCCGCGGCACCTTCACCGTCGACCCCGCCGCCACCCTAGAACTCCGCCTTAACCAGGAACCCTGGACCTCCACCCTGCACACCGACCTCACCCCTCAACTCGCCGGCGAACTCCGCCTCACCCTCGACAACGAACTGAATCCCGCCAGCCTCCTCAACCAGACTCTACCTCTCTTCGACTGGTCCACACCCCTCGACCCGTCCAACATCTTCGACACCATCACCACCGACTTTCCGAACCTTGTCTTCACCCTCGACACCTCCGCCCTCTACACCACCGGCCACCTCAACATCCTCCCCGCCATCAAAGGCGACGCCACCGGCGACGGCGTCGTCAACCTCCCCGACCTCTCCATCCTGGCCACAAACTTCGGCGGACCCGCCACCGGCTACCACCAGGGCGACTTCAACCTCGACCACCTCGTCGACCTCATCGACCTCTCCATCCTCGCCACCAACTTCGGCCAGTCCGCTCCCGCCCCCGCGCCCATCCCCGAACCCGCCACCCTCCTACCCCTCTCCCTCGCCGCCCTCTACCGGCCCCGCCGCTAA
- a CDS encoding PEP-CTERM sorting domain-containing protein — protein MTRKATLLACSLILTGSAFAAPTTTSSFDVSAFAFDGLLLNDDLVAGKLATELPEDTGWHPANAASLFGSTWSSGLPAFTDGTNGLGSDSTYGLLNDFPGAGVPTKVIQFDLDEPSNVTGINILTGNNNNADGRIFSTTVIRYSTDNGSNFDLLGYFESAPLGSLNNESGDPGTTTFKSLFLEIFDDGGGNLASGVTNLQFDFYAVDNTGGQYRDPFDGENPFTNVDDGFSAGFVSPLLLEIDVIGGPGVAVPNDLNGDGLVNADDIDYLTAGFGGSDPVRDTDGSGTVDQDDVVEYVTVDLGSFMGDSNLDSTVDLIDLSALASNFGGNAGWAGGDFSSDGLVDLVDLSTLASNFGSSNPVPEPTSLTLLGLAALAINRRF, from the coding sequence ATGACCCGCAAGGCAACGTTGTTGGCCTGCAGCCTGATCCTGACCGGTTCGGCTTTCGCCGCGCCCACCACCACCTCAAGCTTTGACGTTAGTGCCTTCGCATTTGACGGTCTTCTGCTCAATGACGACCTGGTCGCCGGCAAGCTCGCCACCGAGTTGCCAGAGGACACGGGGTGGCATCCGGCCAATGCTGCCTCACTCTTTGGCTCGACCTGGTCCTCGGGGCTGCCCGCATTCACCGATGGCACCAATGGGCTCGGATCAGATAGCACTTACGGTCTGTTGAATGACTTTCCCGGAGCCGGTGTTCCGACCAAGGTGATTCAGTTTGACCTCGATGAACCGTCGAATGTCACCGGCATCAACATCCTGACCGGCAACAACAACAACGCCGACGGCCGCATCTTCAGCACGACGGTCATCCGCTACTCAACCGACAACGGCTCGAACTTCGATTTGCTTGGGTACTTTGAGTCGGCTCCTCTTGGTTCGCTAAATAATGAATCAGGTGATCCGGGAACGACAACCTTCAAGTCGCTTTTCCTTGAGATCTTCGATGACGGAGGCGGCAACCTGGCCTCGGGCGTCACGAATCTTCAGTTTGATTTCTACGCGGTCGATAACACCGGAGGACAGTACCGCGATCCGTTCGACGGTGAGAATCCGTTTACCAACGTAGATGATGGTTTTAGTGCGGGCTTCGTCTCTCCGCTTCTGCTCGAAATCGATGTCATCGGCGGCCCGGGCGTTGCGGTTCCAAACGACCTCAACGGCGACGGCCTAGTGAATGCGGACGACATCGATTACCTCACGGCTGGTTTTGGCGGGAGCGACCCGGTTCGTGATACGGATGGCTCGGGCACGGTCGATCAGGATGACGTGGTCGAGTATGTCACCGTGGACCTGGGGTCATTTATGGGCGATTCCAACTTGGATTCGACGGTGGACCTGATTGACCTGAGTGCCCTCGCGTCAAACTTCGGCGGAAACGCTGGCTGGGCGGGCGGTGACTTTAGCAGTGATGGGCTGGTCGATCTGGTCGATCTCTCGACACTCGCGTCGAACTTCGGCAGCAGCAACCCCGTTCCGGAACCCACAAGCCTCACACTCCTCGGGCTGGCAGCCCTGGCCATCAACCGACGGTTCTAA
- a CDS encoding D-lyxose/D-mannose family sugar isomerase gives MISPEQARGRAIHKMRDAGIVLTNKELGEIELAGFGLNNFDSEGLALVVYANTDRYCGKELVLLPHQTCPEHRHPPVPLDDGRTDPGKMETFRCRSGTVYLYVEGQGDAKSIKARLPAGSEKHYTVFHEIELHPGDQYTIPPNTLHWFQGGSTGAVVTEFSSTSRDELDVFTDPRIQRVEK, from the coding sequence ATGATCTCACCAGAACAGGCCCGCGGAAGGGCGATTCACAAGATGCGCGATGCGGGGATCGTCCTGACCAACAAGGAACTTGGGGAGATCGAGCTGGCCGGCTTCGGCCTCAATAACTTCGATAGCGAAGGGCTGGCGCTGGTCGTCTATGCCAACACTGACCGCTACTGCGGCAAGGAACTCGTGCTCCTGCCTCACCAGACCTGTCCGGAGCACAGGCACCCACCCGTCCCGCTGGACGATGGCCGAACCGACCCGGGCAAGATGGAAACCTTCCGCTGCCGCTCGGGAACTGTCTACCTCTACGTTGAAGGCCAAGGCGACGCTAAATCCATCAAGGCCAGACTTCCCGCTGGCAGTGAGAAGCATTACACCGTCTTCCACGAGATCGAGTTGCACCCGGGCGACCAGTACACCATCCCGCCGAACACGCTGCACTGGTTCCAAGGCGGGTCTACCGGAGCCGTCGTCACCGAGTTCTCCAGCACCAGCCGGGATGAACTGGATGTCTTCACCGACCCACGTATCCAGCGCGTCGAGAAGTGA
- a CDS encoding GntR family transcriptional regulator codes for MTTTPSNKAIAEIANELRSFAQKMPDGSQLPSTRELMKRYRVGQASVQQAMEFLEQEGLLVRRIGKGTFVSTQHQVSATRTIMILRSDYPSRRGDQITRELQNALGEAGDQSLVITYSSMETVVGMLQGASRPDAIILQPMSACVPLGVIWNLSQLSDTLVVDHPVDGVDVDSVGIDWRAGLTAAARHLQGLGHHRIALASGEPATAWSQLAKHFELIEGLAAPDGDSLHGSIITAETEQGGSAAKGMREAIDKLIRESEGRLPFTAMIVSSYASAVGALEALSQHGIDVPDDLSLVVLDNPDLDHDLERPRLTMVGCSSASHADALLDLARSRVAGVERQHGCVWQVPELVIRESTAALERGRR; via the coding sequence ATGACGACCACACCCTCCAACAAGGCCATCGCCGAGATCGCAAACGAACTGCGTTCGTTTGCCCAGAAGATGCCTGACGGGAGTCAGCTTCCTTCGACACGGGAGTTAATGAAACGGTATCGCGTGGGCCAAGCGTCCGTCCAGCAGGCGATGGAGTTTCTTGAGCAAGAAGGATTGCTCGTCCGGCGGATTGGCAAGGGCACGTTTGTGTCGACTCAGCACCAGGTTTCAGCGACGCGCACGATCATGATCCTGCGGAGTGACTACCCCAGCCGCCGGGGCGATCAGATCACGCGAGAGCTACAAAACGCGCTAGGTGAAGCTGGCGATCAGTCACTGGTGATCACTTATTCGAGTATGGAAACGGTTGTTGGCATGCTTCAGGGGGCATCACGACCGGATGCGATCATCTTGCAGCCGATGTCGGCTTGTGTTCCGCTTGGGGTGATCTGGAACCTCTCACAGCTCAGTGACACGCTGGTCGTGGATCACCCCGTCGATGGCGTCGATGTCGATTCGGTTGGGATCGACTGGCGTGCGGGGCTGACTGCCGCGGCTCGTCATCTTCAGGGCCTAGGCCATCATCGCATCGCGCTTGCATCGGGCGAGCCAGCCACTGCCTGGTCGCAGTTGGCCAAGCACTTCGAGCTGATTGAGGGTCTTGCCGCGCCTGATGGTGACAGCCTCCACGGCAGCATCATCACCGCAGAGACTGAGCAGGGGGGCTCGGCCGCGAAGGGCATGCGTGAGGCGATAGATAAGCTCATCCGTGAATCAGAGGGACGATTGCCCTTCACCGCAATGATTGTCAGCAGCTACGCCAGTGCCGTGGGGGCGCTTGAAGCCCTGAGTCAGCACGGCATTGATGTGCCCGATGATCTGAGCCTCGTGGTGCTCGATAATCCTGATCTGGATCACGATTTGGAGCGTCCGCGACTGACGATGGTGGGCTGTAGCAGCGCGAGCCACGCCGATGCGTTGCTCGATCTGGCCCGATCACGGGTCGCTGGCGTCGAACGCCAGCACGGCTGCGTCTGGCAGGTTCCCGAGCTTGTGATCCGAGAGAGCACGGCCGCCCTTGAAAGAGGTCGTCGTTGA
- a CDS encoding PEP-CTERM sorting domain-containing protein, with product MKNLALTLAATAFTAGSALGAVTSTTSHSTASNGFDALLSNTDLIAGQLGVELPDNGWHPATPGEPARLVQLTDGVTGGGLNGLLNDFPGAGVPTKRVTYNLAGQDIGGINILTGNDGADGRIFNTVAIYTDGSLLGYFESDPLGSLNPTPGGPAPDRSTFLQIFDDASATLAAGVTTLQLDFYAVDNGGGQYRDPFDGVNPFTTIDDGLTAAFVSPLVWEIDVLAVPEPASVALLGLGGLALAARRRA from the coding sequence ATGAAGAATCTGGCACTCACCCTGGCCGCGACGGCCTTCACCGCAGGTTCGGCGCTCGGAGCCGTTACCAGCACCACGAGTCACTCGACCGCCTCGAACGGTTTTGATGCTCTGCTGAGCAACACAGACCTGATCGCGGGTCAGCTCGGCGTCGAGCTTCCTGACAACGGCTGGCACCCGGCCACACCCGGCGAGCCTGCCCGGCTGGTTCAGTTGACCGATGGCGTCACCGGTGGCGGCTTGAATGGCCTGCTCAACGACTTCCCCGGTGCTGGCGTCCCCACCAAGCGCGTCACCTACAACCTCGCGGGCCAGGACATCGGCGGGATCAACATCCTGACCGGTAACGATGGTGCTGACGGTCGCATCTTCAACACGGTTGCGATTTATACCGACGGCAGCCTGCTCGGCTATTTCGAGTCGGACCCGCTGGGCAGCCTGAATCCCACGCCCGGTGGCCCGGCCCCGGACCGTTCGACCTTCCTGCAGATCTTTGATGACGCCTCAGCGACCCTCGCCGCAGGTGTGACAACCCTGCAACTCGATTTCTACGCTGTGGACAACGGCGGCGGGCAGTACCGCGACCCGTTTGATGGCGTTAATCCTTTTACGACGATCGATGACGGCCTGACCGCCGCCTTCGTCTCCCCGCTGGTCTGGGAGATCGACGTGCTGGCGGTTCCTGAGCCGGCTTCGGTCGCCCTTCTAGGTCTCGGCGGTCTCGCCCTGGCGGCGCGTCGTCGTGCGTAA
- a CDS encoding prepilin-type N-terminal cleavage/methylation domain-containing protein, with the protein MRKNTAKVPGFTLIELLVVISIIALLIGILLPALGAARATARSMSCLSLLRQYGMANQIYAVDYKGYYVPIQNPGHRLAASDGLPQWANNDEWFLNQEFLAYISKQNNDPDANLFDNFNDPAFLCPNAESAVEELDVQFSYGMVNDGAATYNITLTGLAPNISLHNERVMSSPTQGMMMMDGLDWHLEGYKALGISFSKADPSSGWDEHGELAYNSVNSTKGQLAYGVVAYRHPSESANVAFFDGHASNRNMNQLWREDHVGGNTAPTSEADIYMYQTWLGHYGNPNWWKEGTHPDIYPSR; encoded by the coding sequence ATGCGCAAGAACACAGCCAAAGTCCCCGGATTCACACTCATCGAACTACTGGTCGTGATCTCGATCATCGCCTTGCTGATCGGGATTCTACTGCCCGCTCTGGGGGCGGCGCGAGCGACGGCGCGGTCGATGAGTTGTTTGAGTCTGCTGCGGCAATACGGTATGGCGAATCAGATCTATGCGGTTGACTACAAGGGTTACTATGTTCCTATCCAGAATCCTGGGCACCGGCTTGCTGCTTCGGATGGGCTCCCTCAATGGGCAAATAACGATGAATGGTTCCTTAATCAAGAGTTCCTTGCTTATATTTCAAAGCAGAACAATGATCCTGATGCAAATCTATTCGATAACTTCAATGATCCAGCCTTTCTCTGTCCAAACGCTGAATCTGCGGTTGAGGAGCTAGATGTTCAGTTCTCTTATGGGATGGTCAATGACGGCGCTGCCACCTATAACATTACGCTCACGGGGCTAGCTCCAAACATCAGTCTTCATAATGAGCGTGTCATGAGTTCTCCAACTCAAGGCATGATGATGATGGATGGGTTGGATTGGCATCTTGAGGGTTACAAGGCTCTAGGGATCTCCTTTTCCAAGGCAGACCCATCGTCTGGTTGGGATGAACACGGAGAGTTAGCGTACAACAGTGTTAACTCGACAAAGGGACAGTTGGCTTATGGTGTTGTGGCTTACCGACATCCCTCGGAGAGCGCCAATGTGGCTTTTTTTGATGGTCACGCTTCCAATCGAAATATGAATCAGTTGTGGCGGGAGGACCACGTTGGGGGGAATACGGCACCTACTTCTGAAGCCGACATCTACATGTACCAGACATGGCTCGGGCACTACGGAAACCCGAACTGGTGGAAAGAAGGGACTCATCCGGATATCTACCCATCTCGCTAG